The sequence GGGTGTCAAAATACAGCTACATAAAATCTCTTTTATGTAAACCAAATGTAAATATCAATTAAAGAAACTTTCTCTTCAGTTCATGTTTTTGTTCTCTTGGAAAAAGCTGAACTTATGAATATAATAGATACTTTGATTTTATATactatctggcatgtaaatataaAATCTTAATGCATCATGTATAAGTAGATATGTTAACTAGTGGTCACACTAAAATTCTGCAGAGCTGCATGTGCTTTATTTAAATTGTATATACACTAGCATGGACATTGACTCTTTTACACCTGGAAATATTTACATTTGATTGAGAGGCAGTACATCATGGACAATATATTTATTTGCCTGCTTCCCCCAGACGGTAGATCATAAATATTTTAGTTCTCCTGGATTTACTGTGAAAAATGTAAAACACATTGATGAAACATACATATTTTAACTCATTGGTATTCCACTTGTCCCACAATTATGCTACCACAGATCTAATGTGTTCCAATATTGCAAACTCCAGAGCATTCTTGAATATAACCAAGTTGAAATGTCAGACTTCAGTGAAAGTCACTTGGCCACATTATAAGCATCTTCTGATTTTTTTATATCATTTCACTGTTTATATTACTTAGTGACCTTAAACTCCCAGATCGAAAACTCTTCCTGCGCACGCTTCGAAGATAGTTGCGATAAAGCATGACACTGATGACTCTAGCCTGAAATTGTTTAGAAACAATGTAGTACAGAATAACATCTAAGCACGTACTGAGATTCATGAGAAAGGTGGTAAAGGCTGCCCACGGATTGTAACTCTGGTCTTCGTCTTGCAGCATCAGGAAGGCAAAACAAATGTGGAAGGGCACAAAGCAGACAAGCACTTGCACAATCAGAGTAATTATAATTTTTATAGATCTTTCTTTAGCTTTGGGTTTCAGTTTGGAAGTCCTGCCATGGACAAAATGGTAAATAATGACTAGATAGCATCCAATCATGATAAACAGGggaatcaagaaaaaaaaaatcaaacgaGAAAAATTTAACATATTGACTTCCTTTAGATGGATGATATCGAGCATCTTCATGCAGGTAGTAAAATTTGAGGCTTTATCTGGATCCGAATATAAAAATAGCAGAGGGGAAGTTGATGCAAGGGTCATTATCCAGATACCAATGCAAGCTAGCAGAGCTTTCCTTGTATTCCTAAGTTCTTTGATGTGTTTGGGCTGGACAATGGCCATATATCTATCAACACTTATAAAAGCAAGCAGCCACAGAGCAATGCTTGGATAAAACACAGTGAAAGCACCAAGAATCCGACAGAATATATCTCCAAATGGCCAAGCTTTCTTTGCATAGTAGGTTATCCGAAAAGGTACGGACAATATAAAAATTAAGTCAAGTAATGCGACATTCATCATATAGACTGTTATAGTTGTTCTTTTCTTGGTGGTGCAGCTGAAGACCCATAGTGCAGTGATGTTCACTAGCAATCCAATTATGAATATAAAACTATAAAAGACAAGTGATGCAATCCTGTACTCTTCTGGGTGCCAGTTTCCTGGCATAATGTTTTGATTCTGATGGtattcattcatatttttttcctcttaaaacaTAATCCCTAAGAACAAATGAAGTAAATAATGAGTAATTAAATTACAATAAAAATTAGAGTTGGAAATTTGTATAGAAGCAAAACAGGTTGTTCTTATTTCTTGaccacaattattttttaaaactcatttaaaaataattgcagtcaagaaataaaaatacattattgTAACTCCCAAAACATGCTAGGCTTACTCTATCAACATAAtgtctgccccaaagagattacataTAGTATCAAACTTGTAGGGAGTGATGTGTTATTTAATAcagtaaattaaaatataattatagatttaaaaaaaaattaactaattAAAAATGTGTCTTGTAAAAGGATTTCCTAAATATAATGAgaaaatttgaagtcagtgattgCTGAGTGTTGTTATGTTtcgctttttgtttgtttgtgttactGTAGCATCTAGCAGTCCCAGCCAGGgaccaggatcccactgtgctaagcgctatacaaacacagaacaaaaagacagtccctgctctcatGAGCTTACAGTATCTGAAGTTTGCTGTTTTAAACAGTTGCAAATTAAACAGAACTCTTCTACTTGTCCTTAAATTTTGTAAGTAGCCTTTTCTAAAGAAAATACTCCTCAAaagtatattttgttttaaaaattaattactaAAATTGAGTaataaaaagaacaaataaaCATGAAATTTGGTGTAGTTCCTATACACAAGGAAAAATATCAGTTGTGAATTTTAGCTACAAACTGCATAGTTCCCAATAGAACATatgaatggaaaaaaagaaaaaggtagcTTAATACCTACTTAGATTCTAAGTATAGTATCCATACCCAGGGTTTGAAAAAAATTTGCCAGATACATACTAGTGAGAAGACTACAtttataacttttattttaatacaaaaattcGCAATGGAGAATGAACCATGCAAATTTCACGGCACTGTCCTTGTGGGAAGCTGCTGGGCAAAGGGTCAGCATTTTTTGTATCAGCCTCTTTGTCATAAGTGTTTGAAAACTGAAGTTTCATGCTGCTACCTCAGCTGCTGAAAGAGAACAagaaactttctttctttctccacccTATTTTGGTGCAGTGGTCTACTATGTGACATCCTTAGCCTCTTGGTGGTTGCCAGTGTGCCTGTGCTACTGTACCCTTCCCCCAGCTTCGTAGTTCCTGAAAGGAAAGAAGAATGTGTTCTAGTGTtcctgcagcctcctggctgcttTGTGTATGGTAGGGTTCTCTATTACTCGACCCTTGACCCAGCCTCCTgacacttgggggtgggggtgggctgggaTCACTGCTACTTTATTCCTTCCCCAATACccttcgtgtgtgtgtgagagagagagatctcctTGCCCCCAGTAATTGAATAGTTCCCAGTCCCTGACTGATACTGCTCATGGTTTTCCCAAGCAGCAGAGGAATGCAATTTCCATGAGGTGTCAGTGGACATTTTAGGCTTGTAAGTGACAAAAGCATTTAAAGAGTAATTTAGTTCACTGTTactctctgtattttttttaatcttttatctTTTCACTGTAATGTCTGCCATCTACTTTACTTACTAATACAGAGCTTCCAGATTAGACCCATGGTTTGTTTAGTCCAATATTCTGGCTGAAAATGGCCAGTTACAGATGCTTTTGAGGAGACTACCCCTATACTGAACAATAATGACATGACCTGTCTATatgggaaatttcttcctaatccctGTCAGTTAGGGTTAACTTCTGCCTTGAAATGTGTGGTTTTATCTCTctcactttttgttgttgttctctatAATGGAACTGTAGTTTATTTCATTGTACACACAAATAAATCCTATCCTCTTGGTCTCAATGAAGTTTTCTCATTCATACAAAATGTTGCTGATTATTTGAGGATGATTTAGTCATTAAAGTGAAAATGTTAGTGTAACGGCAATAAAGTAAAATGGACTATTACATTCGGAATGGAAAAATTATGTAGTGTATTGTGGTGACAAGGAAGGAGATTTGGAGGGAGTTTCAGAAATGCCTCTGAAGTGGTCGGCCCAGAGGATGGGTCaaattaaaaggaatatttttaaaagatattgagGCACATCAGAAGAAGGATGGGACACATCCCAAAAGTGGGATTCTGTTAATGTGCAGCATAGTGATGAAATCTTATCTACCGATCAATCAATTCAATTTTGATAAT is a genomic window of Natator depressus isolate rNatDep1 chromosome 1, rNatDep2.hap1, whole genome shotgun sequence containing:
- the GPR18 gene encoding N-arachidonyl glycine receptor produces the protein MNEYHQNQNIMPGNWHPEEYRIASLVFYSFIFIIGLLVNITALWVFSCTTKKRTTITVYMMNVALLDLIFILSVPFRITYYAKKAWPFGDIFCRILGAFTVFYPSIALWLLAFISVDRYMAIVQPKHIKELRNTRKALLACIGIWIMTLASTSPLLFLYSDPDKASNFTTCMKMLDIIHLKEVNMLNFSRLIFFFLIPLFIMIGCYLVIIYHFVHGRTSKLKPKAKERSIKIIITLIVQVLVCFVPFHICFAFLMLQDEDQSYNPWAAFTTFLMNLSTCLDVILYYIVSKQFQARVISVMLYRNYLRSVRRKSFRSGSLRSLSNINSEMI